In the Leptospira limi genome, one interval contains:
- a CDS encoding response regulator, translating into MEILTENKNGKKGILFVDDESIILLSMKSQVKHHFGERFKYLTAENANEAWDLILELEEEGNSVAVVISDWSMPGMNGDEFLRKVHKRFPAIEKVIITGFADEKLITALEKEIGLVTCLKKPWDEIELITAITQAVDQ; encoded by the coding sequence GTGGAAATTCTCACGGAAAATAAAAATGGGAAAAAGGGAATTCTCTTCGTAGATGATGAGTCCATCATTTTACTGAGCATGAAATCCCAAGTGAAACACCATTTCGGAGAACGGTTCAAATACCTAACGGCAGAAAATGCCAACGAAGCCTGGGATTTAATTTTAGAATTAGAAGAAGAAGGAAATTCTGTTGCAGTTGTCATTTCCGATTGGTCGATGCCAGGAATGAATGGTGATGAATTTTTACGAAAAGTTCACAAACGATTTCCAGCTATAGAAAAAGTCATCATCACAGGTTTTGCCGATGAAAAATTAATAACAGCTTTGGAAAAAGAGATAGGGCTAGTCACTTGTTTGAAAAAACCTTGGGACGAAATAGAACTCATTACAGCCATCACACAAGCCGTCGATCAATAA
- a CDS encoding PAS domain S-box protein translates to MPNISREVGDHLNVEVDLLKTIMDVSSTAIVLLNPQGQILYANPASENVLAIKLKDILSRTYDAPQWKNTSLDGGPWREEDQPFNIVLKTKKPVTDIRHAIEDSFGVKKYLSINGSPVFDEVGELRSLVFLITDITENVLKQKALEDSEAKYRSITELSLSMVYDLDIQTGVNQWAGAIQEITGFTPEEYRAIGYEAWMVLIHPEDKEQAIQLFKEAMAKKTKFSCVYRYRTKDGKYVYIEDNGIFLYDINGNAYRMFGAMVNRTEQIEANLALKESESRLLMSLDAVKMGIWSWDIDLRNIYWSPQTYEIYGLDPDGPAITVEKYLTLNDLDDLQKVSAEIQLLKDDPSRSGYKIQQRIFHADGFVHWVESRGNLIRDKDGKPVRLMGTILDVTESKLAEEALRTSDERFRAFYQFSTEAFLIFDENSLRAKDSNFAFQNLFGYSSDDTKNLKVRSLLTPDSLQKIREKIADNSSDSIEILCKRKNGEVFPALVSIKRFKYNQTNSIAYSIFDLSPIKEVEELRQINSEIREKNKLIEKQKIELEMAFENLKRTQEQLVQSEKLAALGQLIAGIAHEINNPIGAVKASNQNMLDWQKRYGIASQLFREAILSVPREEQVILKTILSNLDHPIEFYTGKEERLRKKRNKEILIQNGFKSDDADEFAEAWVELGIGELEDKYIPLFRSHYLRVFLDYLALEIQFRRNTRSIQLAVDRVSKIMYALKNFSHFDSTGKKIKASIQETIETVLTIYQNQLKRGITLVKNYDEISPIDCYPDDLLHVWTNLIYNSLQAMSFTGNLMITIKDCDNEVLVSLQDSGPGIDPGIRSKIFEPFFTTKPPGEGSGLGLDIVNKIVKRHGGRIDLSSKPGETIFSIYLPKGSY, encoded by the coding sequence ATGCCTAATATTTCGAGAGAGGTGGGAGACCATCTGAATGTCGAAGTTGATCTTTTGAAAACAATCATGGATGTAAGTTCCACGGCGATTGTTTTGCTGAACCCACAAGGACAGATTCTCTATGCAAACCCAGCATCAGAGAATGTTCTTGCCATTAAACTGAAAGACATACTTTCCAGAACATATGATGCACCGCAATGGAAGAATACTTCTCTTGATGGTGGTCCATGGCGAGAAGAAGACCAACCTTTCAATATTGTATTAAAAACGAAAAAACCGGTCACAGACATTCGGCATGCGATCGAAGATTCGTTTGGTGTCAAAAAATACTTATCCATTAATGGTTCGCCTGTTTTTGACGAAGTAGGAGAACTTCGTTCCCTTGTATTTTTAATCACTGACATTACGGAAAATGTTTTAAAACAAAAAGCGTTAGAAGATAGCGAAGCAAAATATAGATCGATCACCGAACTTTCGTTAAGTATGGTGTATGATTTGGATATCCAAACTGGCGTGAACCAATGGGCTGGTGCCATCCAAGAAATTACTGGTTTTACTCCGGAAGAATATAGGGCCATTGGTTATGAAGCTTGGATGGTCCTGATCCATCCAGAAGATAAAGAACAAGCCATCCAATTATTTAAAGAGGCGATGGCCAAAAAGACAAAATTTTCCTGTGTGTATCGGTACCGTACCAAAGATGGAAAATATGTATATATAGAAGATAATGGAATCTTTTTATATGATATAAATGGTAACGCCTATCGAATGTTTGGTGCAATGGTCAACAGAACAGAACAAATTGAAGCAAACTTAGCTCTAAAAGAATCTGAGTCTAGGCTTCTTATGTCTTTGGATGCTGTCAAAATGGGGATATGGAGTTGGGATATCGACCTACGAAATATTTATTGGTCACCCCAAACCTATGAAATTTACGGACTTGATCCAGATGGCCCTGCCATCACTGTGGAAAAGTATCTCACTTTAAATGATCTAGATGATTTACAAAAGGTCTCAGCTGAAATCCAACTCCTAAAAGACGATCCCTCAAGGTCTGGATACAAAATCCAACAACGAATTTTTCATGCGGATGGATTTGTACATTGGGTAGAGTCTCGTGGAAATTTAATCCGAGATAAAGATGGAAAACCAGTTCGATTGATGGGAACCATACTCGATGTCACGGAATCAAAATTGGCGGAGGAAGCACTCCGAACTTCTGATGAAAGATTTCGTGCCTTTTACCAATTTTCGACGGAAGCGTTTTTGATCTTTGATGAAAATTCTCTCAGAGCTAAAGACTCCAATTTTGCCTTTCAGAATTTATTTGGATATTCAAGTGATGACACAAAAAATTTAAAAGTTCGTTCTTTACTCACACCTGACTCACTCCAAAAAATTAGAGAGAAAATTGCAGACAATTCGAGTGATTCAATTGAGATCCTATGTAAAAGAAAAAATGGGGAAGTGTTTCCTGCTTTAGTCTCTATCAAACGATTTAAATACAACCAAACAAATTCAATCGCGTATAGTATTTTTGATTTGAGTCCTATCAAAGAAGTGGAAGAACTCCGCCAAATCAATTCGGAGATACGTGAAAAAAACAAACTCATAGAGAAACAAAAAATCGAACTTGAGATGGCGTTTGAGAATTTAAAGCGCACCCAAGAACAACTTGTACAATCCGAAAAACTGGCAGCACTCGGGCAGTTGATTGCAGGGATTGCTCACGAAATTAATAATCCGATTGGTGCGGTAAAAGCATCCAATCAAAATATGCTGGATTGGCAAAAACGATATGGGATTGCATCACAGTTGTTTCGAGAAGCAATCCTGAGTGTTCCCAGAGAAGAACAAGTGATTCTCAAAACGATTCTTTCGAACCTAGACCATCCAATCGAATTTTATACAGGAAAAGAAGAAAGGTTACGGAAAAAGAGGAACAAAGAAATTTTGATCCAAAATGGATTTAAATCAGACGATGCTGACGAATTTGCAGAAGCATGGGTAGAATTAGGGATCGGAGAATTAGAAGATAAATACATACCACTTTTCAGGTCTCATTATTTAAGAGTTTTCCTCGACTATTTAGCACTTGAAATCCAATTCCGTCGGAATACACGTTCCATCCAATTGGCGGTTGATCGTGTATCGAAAATCATGTATGCATTGAAGAACTTTTCGCATTTTGATTCCACAGGGAAAAAAATCAAAGCATCCATTCAAGAAACCATTGAGACAGTTCTCACAATTTACCAAAATCAATTGAAGAGGGGAATCACCTTAGTCAAAAATTATGATGAAATTTCACCTATTGATTGTTATCCTGATGATTTATTGCATGTCTGGACGAATCTAATTTATAATTCCTTACAAGCCATGTCTTTTACGGGAAATTTGATGATCACAATCAAAGATTGTGATAACGAAGTTTTGGTATCCTTACAAGATTCTGGACCAGGGATTGATCCTGGGATACGTTCCAAAATCTTTGAGCCTTTTTTTACAACGAAACCTCCTGGAGAAGGAAGTGGACTTGGTCTAGACATCGTGAATAAAATTGTAAAACGCCATGGTGGTAGGATTGATTTGTCTTCCAAACCAGGGGAAACTATATTTTCGATTTATTTACCAAAAGGTTCTTATTGA
- a CDS encoding SDR family NAD(P)-dependent oxidoreductase, producing MELKNKRIVVTGAGSGIGKETVLQMLKHENVKILACDLNEKNVVSHPNVIPYKCDVSKPENLDKLIKDANKKLGGIDIFFANAGFAYYEIIQEASWDRIDRIFRTNVYSPFYTLVSLNKHRNSPCLFVVTASAMSHLPLPGYALYSATKASVRSFLDAYQSELRPGNRTMIVYPIATRTQFFDSAGNKVPVPFPSQSAETVAKQIVNGILRDKREVFPSFLFRFIQILDRFLFFPLKIYQKIEAVKLNSHKS from the coding sequence ATGGAATTAAAAAACAAAAGAATTGTAGTTACGGGTGCAGGATCAGGTATTGGAAAGGAAACCGTCTTGCAGATGTTAAAACATGAAAACGTGAAAATTTTAGCCTGTGACTTGAATGAAAAAAATGTAGTGTCTCATCCCAATGTAATTCCTTATAAATGTGATGTTTCAAAACCAGAAAATTTAGATAAACTCATTAAAGATGCTAATAAAAAATTAGGTGGGATTGATATTTTTTTTGCGAATGCAGGTTTTGCCTATTATGAAATCATCCAAGAGGCAAGTTGGGACCGAATCGATCGAATCTTTCGAACGAATGTTTATTCTCCATTTTATACGTTAGTGAGTTTGAACAAACACAGAAATTCTCCTTGTTTATTTGTTGTCACTGCGTCTGCAATGAGTCACTTGCCTCTGCCTGGTTATGCTTTGTATTCGGCTACCAAAGCATCGGTTCGCTCCTTTCTGGATGCCTACCAAAGTGAACTAAGACCAGGAAATCGTACGATGATCGTTTACCCAATCGCCACTAGGACACAATTTTTTGACTCAGCTGGGAATAAAGTCCCTGTACCATTTCCAAGCCAATCGGCTGAAACAGTAGCAAAACAAATTGTGAATGGGATTTTAAGAGACAAAAGGGAAGTTTTTCCGTCCTTTTTGTTTCGATTCATTCAAATCTTGGATCGATTTTTATTTTTTCCGCTAAAAATTTACCAAAAAATAGAGGCAGTAAAATTGAATTCGCATAAATCCTAA